From the Rhizobium sp. SL42 genome, the window ATCACGTGCGCACCCCGCGCGGCCGTGGCAAGAAGGACGGTTCGCTGCACGAAGTGCCGACGCCCAGGCTTGCCGCAAAGACGCTTGAAGCCCTGCGCGACCGCAACGGTCTCGACACGTCCACGGTCGATGACATCATCTTCGGCTGCGTCGATCCGGTCATGGAAGCCGGCGCCGTCATCCCCAAGGCCGCCGCCTTCGAGGCCGGCTACGCCTTCTCCGCCCCCGGCATCCAGATCTCGCGCTTCTGTGCCTCCGGTCTCGACGCGGTCAACCTTGCCGCCGGCAAGGTCATGGCCGGCTCCGACGACATCGTCATCGCCGGCGGCGTCGAGAGCATGTCGCGTGTCGGCATGGGCATGTCGGGCGGTGCCTGGTACATGGATCCGTCGGTCAACTTCCCCGGCTATTTCATGCCCCAGGGCGTGTCCGCCGACCTGATCGCCACGAAGTATGGCTTTTCCCGCGACGACGTCGACGCCTATGCCGTCGAAAGCCAGAAGCGCTCGGCCAATTCCTGGGAAAAGGGTTATTTCGCCAAATCCGTCATCCCGGTGAAGGATGGCAGCGGTCTCCTGATCCTCGATCGTGACGAGCACATGCGCCCGACCACCGACATGCAGTCGCTGGCCGGCCTCAACCCGTCCTTCCAGATGCCGGGCGAAATGGGCGGCTTCGATGCCGTCGCCATCCAGGCCCATCCGGAAATCGAGAAGATCAACTATGTCCACCATGCCGGCAATTCCTCCGGCATCGTCGATGGCGCAGCCGCCGTTCTGGTCGGCTCCAAGGCCGGCGGGGTAAGCATGGGCTTGAAGCCCCGCGCCCGCATCCGCGCCTTCACCAATATCGGCTCCGATCCGGCCCTCATGCTGACGGGGCCGGTCGATGTCACCGAAAAGCTCTTGAAGCGTTCCGGTATGACGATCGCCGACATCGACCTGTTCGAGCTGAACGAGGCGTTTGCCGCTGTCGTCCTGCGCTTCATGCAGGCCTTCAACGTCAGCCACGACGTGATGAACGTCAACGGCGGCGCGATTGCCATGGGCCATCCGCTCGGGGCCACCGGCGCGATGATCCTCGGCACCGTTCTCGACGAGCTGGAACGCCGCGATCTCAACACCGCCCTCGTCACGCTCTGCATCGGCGCCGGCATGGGCACCGCAACCATCATCGAACGCGTCTGATCTTTGGGAGGGTTAGTCATGAGCACCTACAAGAATTTCACCATCGAGACCGACGCCGACGGCATTGCCCTTGTCACCTGGGACATGCCGGACAAGTCGATGAATGTCTTCACCGTCGAGGTGATGGACGAGATCGAGAAGATCGTCGATGCCACCGTGGCCGATGCAGACGTCACCGGCGTCGTTTTCACCTCGGGCAAATCCACGTTTTCCGGCGGCGCCGACCTCACCATGATCAAGGGCATGTTCTCCATGCTCGAGGAGGAAAAGGCCAAGGACCCGGCCGGTGCGGTGAAGAAGCTGTTCGACGCTGCCGGACGCATGACCTGGCTGTGGCGCAAGATCGAGACCTGCGGCAAGCCGTGGGTTTCGGCGATCAACGGCACCTGCATGGGCGGCGCGTTTGAGTTGTCGCTCGCCTGCCATGGCCGCGTCGCCTCCAATGCAAAGTCCGTCAAGCTGGCCCTGCCCGAGGTCAAGGTCGGCATCTTCCCGGGCGCCGGCGGCACCCAGCGCGTGGCACGCCTTGCCAATACCCAGGATGCCCTGCAGATGATGACGACCGGGTCGAGCCTGACGGCTGCCCGCGCCAAGGCCATGGGCCTGGTTCATCAGGTCGTCGAGCCGGATCAGCTGATCCCGGCTGCCCGGCAGATGATCAAGGACGGCCTCAAGCCGGTCGCTCCCTGGGACGAAAAGGGCTTCAAGGTTCCCGGCGGTGGCATCTGGACTCCGGCGGCTGCCCAGCTCTGGCCGGCGGCATCGGCCATCCTGCGCCGCGAGACCGCCGGCAACTACCCCGCCGCGCTCGCCATCCTGAAGAGTGTCTACGAAGGCCTGCAAGTGCCGTTCGACACCGGTCTGCGCATCGAGCAGCGTTATTTCACCGAGATCGTTCAGACGACGGAAGCCTTCTCGATGATCCGCTCGCTGTTCGTCTCGATGCAGGAGCTGAACAAGGGCGCCCGTCGCCCGGCCGGTCAGCC encodes:
- a CDS encoding acetyl-CoA C-acetyltransferase, whose product is MTEAYIYDHVRTPRGRGKKDGSLHEVPTPRLAAKTLEALRDRNGLDTSTVDDIIFGCVDPVMEAGAVIPKAAAFEAGYAFSAPGIQISRFCASGLDAVNLAAGKVMAGSDDIVIAGGVESMSRVGMGMSGGAWYMDPSVNFPGYFMPQGVSADLIATKYGFSRDDVDAYAVESQKRSANSWEKGYFAKSVIPVKDGSGLLILDRDEHMRPTTDMQSLAGLNPSFQMPGEMGGFDAVAIQAHPEIEKINYVHHAGNSSGIVDGAAAVLVGSKAGGVSMGLKPRARIRAFTNIGSDPALMLTGPVDVTEKLLKRSGMTIADIDLFELNEAFAAVVLRFMQAFNVSHDVMNVNGGAIAMGHPLGATGAMILGTVLDELERRDLNTALVTLCIGAGMGTATIIERV